The genomic interval AATCCGCTGAATCTGTCGGCACTCCATATTTCCGTCGCCTATGGAAAATGGACGGCCTGCAATATTCATGTCGACGAAACAGGCATCGCTTTGGCCGATATGGATAACAATGTCACCATCACTCCGAATGTCGTCAGCCACTTGGTCAACGAACTCGTGTTCAAGTCCATCATTGGCGAGCATCTTCCCACCTGGGTCATCGATCGTTTCAATATTCGCGTTCTGAGCCCCGAACTGAACTACAAACGAGTCGGTATCAGCTACGACATCTTGAAGGGCGAGTCATACAAACTCACGCTTTCGGCGTCTTGTGGCTTGGAAAGTTGTCGCGACATCGACCTTTCGAAGGTCATGAAGTTCGACAGAAACGCGTTAAAGCAACTCAATCCGACGATCAATTTCACCAAAACATTCAGCCTCGGCGGCGGTTGATCATGGGATACGTAAACGATGACACGACAATCCATTCCGCGCAGTGACAAAACCTTTTCCACGCCGATGAATCGCTCATTCACTCACTTTCAGTAGGCCAAATTGTGGCCACCTTTTGTGGCCAGCAGATGGCCATGACGCGGAACTCAACGGCGACGCGCCATCTGTGTGAGGTCGCAAATACCTGCTTCGATGGCGTGTTCTACAATTCCCGAAACAATCTTTCGCTCAATCATCCTGCGCGAATCATTATATTCCACAACACGTTACGGCATTGCGCCGCACCCCGATGAAGAACCCCTCTCGCTAACAATCCTGAAACGAAGCCGCTCCCGCTCATTCATGGAATGACGACTGCATTGCAGGTTCCCTCACCAGCCATTTGAACCGCGACCGGACATGGATGGCCCACCAGGTTCCGTTTTCAACCGAGGAAGAACGCAATGCTCAACGAGTTCATTCAGAATTTCACTCATAACTTGTTTAAGCCGCTACTCCTCTTCTTCTACGCGGGCTTTTTGATCCCGATCTTCAAAGTCAAATTGGAGTTTCCCAAAGCCGTCTACCAGGGACTGACGATTTATTTGCTGCTCTCAATTGGTTGGCATGGTGGCGAAGAACTCGCCGGACTTGAGCCAGCCATGTACCGACAAGCCGCTGGCTTCATGCTGATTGGATTCTGTACGAATACCTTGATTGGCATCGTTGCATACAAAGTGCTGCGTTGGACAACCCGCCTTCGCCAGGTTGATGCAGCGACGGTGGCGGGTTTCTACGGCAGTGACTCGGCAGGCACGTTCGTCACGGCAATGGGTGTGTTAACCGCCGGGCACATCGCCTTCGCCCCCTATATGCCCGTCATGCTGGCGGTCATGGAAATCCCCGGTTGCCTCGTGGCTTTGTATATCGTCTCGAAGATGCGGCAAGCGGGCATGGACGCTGCAGGCAACATGCCTGGCGAACAAGGCTACGATCGCTTCCGCAAAGCAATGATCTCGGCCCCACGTCATCTGTCAGAGGAAGAAACCGACTCGACGCATGGCGACGAAAGTGAAGCGATCGAAACCGAAGGTGAACTCGCCGAAGTCGGTGCCGCGGTTCGTCACCGACAGTCGGCCAATCATCATCCGACCAGCCGTACAAACGGTGGTTCTAGCTATACCGTCGGTGGTGGTCGTACGACACGCCCGTCGTCGATCTCGCAGACTCGTGATCAATTCGAACATGGCGCCCCCACCGGTAACACCCCGAGCGATCCTGATCGCGAAGCCGCTGAACGCGAAGAAGCACACCTGGCATTGCAAAACGTCAATCTTTCCAACGATGAATATCCATCGAGAACCAAATCAAAAGGTGGATGGCTCAGCAAAGAACTGCTGCACGAAGTGTTCTTGAACCCGGGAATCTTCCTGCTGTTCGCGGGGATCACCATCGGCTTCATCGGTCGACTGCAAGGCGAACGCGTCACCTCGGTT from Schlesneria paludicola DSM 18645 carries:
- a CDS encoding sodium-dependent bicarbonate transport family permease, with protein sequence MLNEFIQNFTHNLFKPLLLFFYAGFLIPIFKVKLEFPKAVYQGLTIYLLLSIGWHGGEELAGLEPAMYRQAAGFMLIGFCTNTLIGIVAYKVLRWTTRLRQVDAATVAGFYGSDSAGTFVTAMGVLTAGHIAFAPYMPVMLAVMEIPGCLVALYIVSKMRQAGMDAAGNMPGEQGYDRFRKAMISAPRHLSEEETDSTHGDESEAIETEGELAEVGAAVRHRQSANHHPTSRTNGGSSYTVGGGRTTRPSSISQTRDQFEHGAPTGNTPSDPDREAAEREEAHLALQNVNLSNDEYPSRTKSKGGWLSKELLHEVFLNPGIFLLFAGITIGFIGRLQGERVTSVDDALFVNLFHGMLCVFLLEMGMTASSKLKDLRTAGWQFVAFALIAPNIFATVGMLIAHGYSVVLGEPFEIGTYVLFAVLCGAASYIAVPAVQRLAIPEASPTLPLAASLGVTFSYNVTVGIPVYIMIATILTRFAPVV